In a single window of the Rhodamnia argentea isolate NSW1041297 chromosome 2, ASM2092103v1, whole genome shotgun sequence genome:
- the LOC115740125 gene encoding nitrate reductase [NADH], with the protein MAASVDNRQYSHLEPSMNGVVVRTFKPGPTHRPDSPIRARNFPPTKPAHFADSSSEDEDSEAEEGTAYKELIKKGNAEVESSVRDPRDEGTADRWIERNPTMVRLTGKHPFNAEPPLARLMHHGFITPVPLHYVRNHGPVPRASWQDWTVEVTGLVKRPARFTMDQLVTEFASREFPVTLVCAGNRRKEQNMVKQTVGFNWGPAGVSTSVWRGVPLRDVLRRCGIMGRRGGALNVCFEGAEDLPGGGGSKYGTSLRREVAMDPSRDIILAYMQNGEVLSPDHGFPVRMVIPGFIGGRMVKWVRRIMVTTQESESYYHYKDNRVLPSRVDAELANAEAWWYKPEYIINELNINSVITTPGHEEVLPINSWTTQRPYTLRGYAYSGGGKKVTRVEVTMDGGDTWQVCALDHPEKPSRYGKYWCWCFWSLEVELLDLVGAKEIAVRAWDESLNTQPEKLIWNVMGMMNNCWFRVKTNVCRPHKGEIGIVFEHPIQPGNQSGGWMAREKHLEQSADQTLKKSVSSPFMNTAANMISESEVKKHNSADSAWIIVHGHVYDCTRFLKDHPGGTDSILINAGTDCTEEFDAIHSDKAKKLLEEYRIGELITTGYTSDSTMSSPNNSTHGSSNFTHLAPIKEIAPSRPVALVPREKIRCKLVEKTAISHNVRIFRFSLPSEDQVLGLPVGKHIFLCATIEGKLCMRAYTPTSGVDEVGYFELVVKIYFKNEHPKFPNGGLMSQYLESLPLGSFLDVKGPLGHIEYTGRGNFLVHGKPKFAKKLAMLAGGTGITPIYQVIQAILKDPEDETEMYVVYANRTEDDILLREELDGWSKKHDRLKVWHVVQESIREGWQYSTGFVTDGVLREHVPEGSEDTLALACGPPPMIQFAVQPNLEKMNYEVKNSLLLF; encoded by the exons ATGGCGGCTTCAGTCGACAATCGCCAGTATTCCCACCTCGAGCCCTCCATGAACGGCGTCGTTGTCCGCACCTTCAAGCCCGGCCCGACCCACCGGCCCGACTCCCCCATCAGGGCCCGCAACTTCCCGCCGACCAAGCCTGCCCACTTCGCCGACTCGTCTAGCGAGGACGAGGACAGCGAGGCGGAGGAGGGGACCGCCTACAAGGAGCTCATCAAGAAGGGCAACGCCGAGGTCGAGTCCTCCGTCCGCGACCCGCGGGACGAGGGCACGGCGGACCGCTGGATCGAGCGCAACCCCACTATGGTCCGCCTCACTGGGAAGCACCCCTTCAACGCCGAGCCGCCGCTGGCCCGGCTCATGCACCACGGCTTCATCACCCCGGTCCCGCTCCACTACGTCCGCAACCACGGTCCCGTCCCCCGCGCCTCGTGGCAGGACTGGACCGTGGAGGTCACCGGCCTCGTGAAGCGTCCCGCCCGGTTCACCATGGACCAGCTGGTGACCGAGTTCGCGAGCCGCGAGTTCCCGGTCACCCTTGTGTGCGCGGGCAACCGCCGCAAGGAGCAGAACATGGTGAAGCAGACCGTCGGGTTCAACTGGGGCCCCGCCGGGGTATCCACCTCGGTTTGGCGGGGGGTCCCGCTCCGCGACGTGCTGCGGCGGTGCGGGATCATGGGCCGCCGGGGCGGGGCCCTCAATGTGTGCTTCGAGGGGGCGGAGGACCTCCCCGGAGGCGGCGGGTCCAAGTACGGGACGAGCTTGCGGAGGGAGGTTGCGATGGACCCCTCCCGGGACATCATCTTAGCGTACATGCAGAACGGGGAGGTCTTGTCGCCGGACCATGGGTTCCCGGTGCGGATGGTGATCCCGGGGTTCATCGGCGGGCGGATGGTCAAGTGGGTGAGGCGGATTATGGTAACGACGCAGGAGTCGGAGAGCTACTACCACTACAAGGATAATAGGGTCCTTCCTTCTCGCGTGGACGCCGAGCTCGCCAATGCCGAAG CATGGTGGTACAAGCCGGAGTACATCATAAACGAGCTGAACATCAACTCGGTGATAACCACGCCGGGCCATGAGGAGGTATTGCCCATCAACTCGTGGACGACTCAGAGGCCCTACACGTTGAGGGGCTACGCATACTCCG GAGGAGGGAAGAAGGTGACACGTGTGGAGGTGACGATGGACGGCGGCGACACGTGGCAGGTGTGCGCGCTGGACCACCCGGAGAAGCCGAGCAGGTACGGCAAGTACTGGTGCTGGTGCTTCTGGTCGCTCGAGGTGGAGCTGCTGGACCTGGTCGGGGCCAAGGAGATCGCCGTCCGCGCCTGGGACGAGTCCCTCAACACCCAACCCGAGAAGCTCATTTGGAACGTCATG GGTATGATGAACAATTGCTGGTTCCGAGTGAAGACCAACGTGTGCCGACCGCACAAGGGCGAGATCGGGATTGTCTTCGAGCACCCAATCCAACCGGGAAACCAATCCGGCGGTTGGATGGCCCGGGAGAAGCACCTCGAGCAGTCGGCCGACCAAACCCTGAAGAAGAGCGTCTCTTCGCCCTTCATGAACACTGCCGCGAATATGATCTCCGAGTCTGAGGTCAAGAAGCACAACTCGGCTGACTCGGCGTGGATCATCGTCCACGGCCACGTCTACGATTGCACGAGGTTCTTGAAGGACCACCCCGGCGGCACTGACAGCATCCTCATCAATGCCGGTACCGACTGCACCGAGGAGTTTGACGCCATCCACTCTGACAAGGCCAAGAAGCTCCTCGAGGAATACCGCATCGGTGAGCTGATAACCACCGGCTACACATCTGACTCCACCATGTCCTCACCGAACAACTCCACGCACGGGTCCTCGAACTTCACCCACCTGGCCCCAATCAAGGAAATTGCGCCCTCTCGCCCCGTTGCCCTCGTCCCGCGCGAGAAAATCCGGTGCAAACTAGTCGAGAAGACGGCCATCTCGCACAACGTCCGCATATTCCGGTTTTCTCTCCCGTCCGAGGACCAGGTGCTTGGGTTGCCCGTGGGGAAGCACATATTCCTATGTGCCACCATCGAGGGCAAGCTCTGCATGAGGGCGTACACGCCGACGAGTGGAGTGGACGAGGTCGGCTACTTCGAGCTCGTGGTCAAAATCTACTTCAAGAACGAGCACCCGAAATTTCCTAATGGTGGGCTAATGTCACAATATTTGGAGTCACTCCCCTTAGGCTCGTTCCTTGACGTGAAGGGTCCGTTAGGGCACATTGAATACACCGGACGTGGCAACTTCTTAGTGCATGGCAAGCCCAAGTTTGCCAAGAAGCTGGCCATGCTGGCCGGCGGGACGGGCATAACTCCGATTTATCAAGTGATCCAAGCGATCTTGAAGGACCCTGAGGACGAGACCGAGATGTACGTCGTCTACGCAAACCGGACCGAGGACGATATTCTTTTGAGGGAAGAGCTTGACGGGTGGTCGAAGAAGCACGACCGGTTGAAGGTGTGGCACGTGGTCCAAGAGTCGATTCGAGAAGGTTGGCAGTACAGCACTGGGTTCGTTACCGATGGTGTTTTGAGAGAGCACGTCCCCGAAGGATCGGAGGACACACTGGCGCTGGCCTGCGGCCCGCCACCGATGATTCAGTTCGCAGTGCAGCCCAACTTGGAGAAGATGAATTACGAAGTCAAGAATTCATTGCTATTGTTTTAG